The DNA region accctgtctctcttagttacgCTGGactagttttagacagctgggggacttccttggacacactgagctcctctctcctctctcctctctctttctatctttccatttatgtgcatccatgtcccagaaatgcttgttactaacctagttactaaccttgTTACTAAccgagtccttatgttcttttgcccccccagcatgtttccttggatcagagaggccccaaaatcatggtagctgtcgccatggtcccgctacacgtcctgcgatgccctgctacgccctgctgtTCCCTGCTACGTCTTGCTACGTCccgctatgtcctgctacgtcctgctgttccctactacgtcctgctacgtcctgctatgtcctgctgggccttgtaatgctgcacagtgtcctgctacgtcatgaactactacaaactactattttttgtgactgttattgccactcttcattctaaccccaaccggtcgtcagacactgcctaccaagaacctggtctgggcctgggtcagggtctgggcctgggtcctgggtctgggtctgtccgaggtttctgcctaaaaggaagtttttcctcgccactgtcgccctgttgcttgctctggaggaaactactagacctgttgggtccttgtaaattctggagtgtggtctagacctgctctatctgtaaagggtctccagataactcttgttatgaattgatactataaataaaattgaactgaatttaTTCACACAATGCTCCTTCATTTAGACAGCGATATGTTGTTGACAGACTGTAGCAGCATTATGTAAACGATGATAGGTCAGTTCTGGGAAAACCTCCTCCTCATTTGTTGCATAACAAGTCTGTAACAATAAAAAGGTGCTTGCAGTTATAGAAGTTGCTGTGAACTTTGGCTTAATCTTGTTCCTGTTAATCAAACATGGCAGTGTCAGGTCACAGACGAGTTTCTGTGTCATGCAAACACGGCACGGCTCCGACATGAAGTTATTAAGTTACACTCAATGAGTGCTGAACTCAAGCTGATCTGGTTGCTGTGCTGAGGTCAGGTTAAGTGATCCTGGACCAGGGGAGAGGGGGTTTGGAAAGAAGCATTGGTGAGTTATTGTAACTGTCTATTCAGGAGAAACCTTGATTATCTCTGGAAAGATAAACCTGGTTTATTGGCAGTCTGCGTCTGTCACTTTGGCAACTTATTACCCTAAAACCAAGGGCATAAGTTTTGGGTTCAACATGTCTGCATGTGTTGAAACAAAAGGGTACAAAcacattggaaaaagcaacaaaaaaggaaagaaatcaatttaaaaaaaggtgacaaaattGACTGAGAAAAACCCTTCAAAAAGGGCATCAACAATTCagacaataatgtaaaaaaaaacttgaaaaacagcaaaaaatgcacaaaaaagcaacaaaaaaattaaaaaaaaaggaacaacaaATTTGGAACAAGCCCAGCTCGGattagttgggggggggggggggggggtcgtggGGGGGGTTTGCCCTCCGGACTCGAGCTTGAGCCCTTCTACTCCCAGTTGTACGCCCCACAGCTCCGTCAAGAACAGACCCGGCGTGTACTTATTGCGTAACGGAAGAAatatatctttttagataaaaccgATGTTGACttcttttggggacgtcatttgaaattgggaaatatTTGAAgttggggaaaataaaaaaaggtaagaaattGTCACATATTGCAATGTGtctaaccctcgtgttgtcttcacctccgggaccctctcgtgtccctcgagtcaaactgacccggggggacttatttggggttttaaaaacaactctgaaataacattttactttataatctattaacaaatatatcTTTATCTCagtttccaacagctgagatgacatctatgttcagggaatgcatcagtctctactagcacactattaaacatggaagtggggtttgttgtcgtgtcttttttttaatgttaaaaatccactatggaaacaacagaAGTGGTCATTTCTAAAATAATATTCTGagttgagtcaggaatacatgttaatcacaggaaataaggaaaggacgctgatttcaggtagaaaacatggaacttggaccatttttcttcttctaaaaatttgaaatgggtcaatttgacccgaattccatacaagggttaaaatctcaattgtattgtattgtgatgatatcgtatcgtgaggcgtctggtgaccccccccccccccccccccccctaaacaAAAGGAAACTCCGGACCTGATTTTTCAGACATTGTCCGGAGTTCAATCTTAACaacagctttatttattttctgattgaTTCTTCCTCGTTTCTCAAAGACGGTcgtttgaagctgtggtggagaggaggtctctaaacaaactgttatctatcatggagaACCCCGATGTAGTAtgtattatactatactaataatgcactatactatatattatactatactaatactgcactaagtgcaacctgcacaactggtttatttacattttagcatattatttaagcagttgcacattttgttttcccgtCCTGAATGTTttcacatattcaaatatttgttcttctattttattcctattattattattatttcatgtatactgtatgtatgtatatttttcctagtatctcacttatttttatattctgtgttgtgtgactgatgtacgtgtgctgctgtaacaccctaatttcccatttttttggggatcaaaacatatctatctatctatccatccatccatccatctatccatctatctatccatctatccatctatccatctatccatctatctatctatctatatatctatctatctatatatctatctatctatatatccatccatctatctatccatccgtctatctatccatctatccatctatccatctatcatctatatatctatatatctatctatctatatatctatatatccatctatctatatatccatctatctatatatccatccatctatctatccatccatctatctatctatctatcaatatatctatctatccatctatctatccatctatctatccatctatccatctatccctctatatatccatctatctatctatctatctatctatctatctatctatctatctatctatctatctatctatctatctatctatccctctATATATccatacatctatctatctatccctctatatatccatccatctatccatctatccatctatccatccatccatctatctatcttccgTCGTGTTTGATTGGCCCAAAACGTCGCCGACTCTTCCAGACTACAACCTCTGCAGGCTGACAGGAAGtagtttccctgtgtgtgtaagtgtacaGTGCGTACCCGTCTCCTGTGTCTCGTCGCACTCGGCCTCCAGGCTCTGGTTGATGTAAACCTCGCCGTCCCTCAACAGCCACACCACGCCGCTGACCAGCTGGACGAACGGGTTGGACTGGTCCAACACGTCGTCCTGGGACAGATACCTACGGGGACGGATGGGGGGACAGAACAGCGGGATGGCTCATTACCATGTAATGAAGATTTCACAACCCTAATATAGTGTCAATATATCTCTGAATCACACGTCTCGCGATGGTAAACGTTGTGTAGATTAGCCGTGTTGCATTTActgacttaacccttgtgttgtcctcgggtcaaactaactcgttttaaagtgttttatgtcagaaatatggattctttcaaccaaattgcccaaagataacatggatgattccatacaacattctccaggtaaaatgaatgaaaatttcatgtcgtttaaatagaaaatgcacctgcgcccgtCTTCGCACccctgggcatgctggtcttacagggaggtgtgttcaggtgcagtctgggcgtgctggtcttacagggaggtgtgttcaggtgcattctgggcgtgccggtcttacagggaggtgtgttcaggtgcattctgggcgtgctggtctaacagggaggtgtgttctggtgcattctgggcatgctggtcttacagggaggtgtgttcaggtgcagtctgggcgtgctggtcttacagggaggtgtgttcaggtgcattctgggcgtgctggtcttacagggaggtggttCAGGTGCagtctgggcgtgctggtcttacaggaggtgtgttcaggtgcattctgggcgtgctggtcttacaggaggtgtgttcaggtgcagtctgggcgtgctggtcttacagggaggtgtgttcaggtgcattctgggcgtgctggtcttacagggaggtgtgttcaagtgcagtctgggcgtgctggtcttacagggaggtgtgttcaggtgcattctgggcgtgctggtcttacagggaggtgtgttcaggtgcagtctgggcgtgctggtcttacagggaggtgtgttcaggtgcattctgggcgtgctggtcttacagggaggtgtgttcaggtgcagtctgggcgtgctggtcttacagggaggtgtgttcaggtgcattctgggtgtgctggtcttacagggaggtgtgttcaggttcaTTCTGGGCGTgccggtcttacagggaggtgtgttcaggtgcagtctgggcgtgctggtcttacagggaggtgtgttcaggtgcattctgggtgtgttggtcttacagggaggtgtgttcaggtgcagtctgggcgtgctggtcttacagggaggtgtgttcaggtgcattccgggcgtgctggtcttacaaggaggtgtgttcaggtgcattctgggcatgccgGTCTTACagggtggtgtgttcaggtgcattctgggtgtgttggtcttacagggaggtgtgttcaggtgcattctgggcatgccgGTCTTACagggtggtgtgttcaggtgcattctgggcatgctggtcttacaggtgaggtgtgttcaggtgcagtatgggcgtattgctatcttgaggcagcagaaagtgatcacgccattgaccaacaaaaacctggtctaagtCAATAATGCAGCATCTcgttgttattttaacagagcATTAGTAAAACATGcttaggcttatgcacagcacgcacactatgcttgttacacacgcacgccgcgcgcgcgcgcgcgcacacccacacacacacccacacacacacacacacacacacacacacacacacacacacacacaacacacacacacacacacacacacacacacacacacaccacaccacacacacacacacaccacacacacacacacacacacatgcagaagattaaaaatgataatattaTGGTGCAAATCCGACATCATAATATCAATGTAAGGCAGAAAtgtgcctggcttttaaagggaactggagatgacctctgattggttgattgcatgttacccccaaaacacacctatgattatgattaatgaagacCCTAAGTACAACTCTTTAGGACCACGCGGCCGGggcacggaccctttttttccTGCCGTCAAACTAGAAAGAGTGGATTTGGACCCCAAATTGCAtgctgtggcgctctgtggtgcatcgTGGGTGTCTGAGTTTGTCGTTGAAGGTGCTCCTCAGACTGAGTAGTGTATTGTGGAGTGGGTGGGAGGGAGGAGTTGTCCAGGATGGAGTGTACTTTGGAGAGCATCCTCCAAAAGTGCacattttatttaggaaatgtagtgaagtaaaagtgaaagttttcagatagaaaaataacaaagtaaagagacgtaaaaattcataaaaagtaaaaagaatgtGTACTCTTGTGTCACATTACAAGGTTCAGGACAACAAATGACAGGTTGTAAcatgtttttggtgtgtgtgtgtgtgtgtgtgtgtgtgtgtggtgtgtgtgtgtgtgtgtgtgtgtgtgtgtgtgtgtgtgtgtgtgtataagaaGTATACATGTTGATTTCTTTGAGCTTGACTTTCTCTGGCTGTTTGACCGTTGCATCATTCTGGACAGAGTTTACTGACCTCAGGTATCAAACAAACAGCTTAATATACTTTTCATGGTTTACAGAGCGCATgtgtcagcatgtgtgtgtgttgtttgcatagtatgtgtgtgtgtgggtgtgtgtgtgtgtgtgtgtgtgtgtgtgtgtgtgtgtgtgtgtgtgtgtgtgtgtgtgtgttgtttgcgtGGTGTGCACGTGTCGACCTCACTGTGGCATTATACATATCCAGTTCTATCCCTGTGGAGGATTCAAGGAATTACTTATTTCTCAATATATTTCTAAAAATCTgcctttttaaagatttttatgggggcatttcaggcctttatttgtacaggacagcgctatatatgggcgcccgctctaccaagtgagctacccaggcgcccatctgtctttttttttttttttaaacgttggGGGAATGTCTAGTGAGCAGCATTTGAACAcaagttttttgtgtgtttttcatcagTTCATGTGAAAGCAGGTACACGTTTAGACTGGTGCAACAGTGAGTCATGTTGACATGAACACGTCATCTGGGGGATGCTTGTTTTTCAGCCGTTTGTTAAAACTGAACCGGACGTTATGAGTTACTGGTCCGTGCAAACAGGAAGTCACTGATTTGCAAATGTGGTTCAGATGAAAAGGACAGCGGCACAGTCAAACGTGACGAGAGAGGATAGATCAGAAATGTGAGATCAGGTGCAGAGAGACTGGAAGGAGTTTGAAGGTGGGGGATAATAACTCTCCAGAGGAATTTAGGCCAGTGTCTtatcaaaataacattttttgacgttttcaacactacgtaacaccaactttttaactttcgttttacagttattttggaatttatggtccataaagctcctttataggaaattatacctaatgtttgagttagaaaagcagaaattaggaattattgagactaaaattaaaggaatggatgttgatgataatcacagactggaatatgtaaacttttactcaatactatttcaacaacacttcactttgttttacaatgctataaaatagaataagacccaaaattaatgaaagtagagatttgtacttggcaaagagcgttggaatcaatcatgttattttggggaattaaaaagacattgatataggacaacatgaggacaacatggggacaacatgaggacaacatgaggacaacatgaagacaacatgaggacaacatgaggacagcatgaagacaacatgaggacaacatgaagacaacattagacaacatgaggacaacatgaggacaacatgaggacaagatgaggacaacatgaggacaacatggggacaacatgaagacaacattaagacaacatgaggacaacatgagggcaacatgaagagaacatgaggacaacatgaagacaacatgaggacaacatgagggcaacatgaaggcaacatgaagacaacatgagggcaacatgaggacaacatgaagaacacatgaggaaaacatgagggcaacatgagggcaacatgagggcaacatgagggcaacatgagggcaacatgaggacaacatgaagactacatgaagacaacatgaggacaacatgagggcaacatgaggacaacatgagggcaacatgaggacaacatgaggacaacatgaagactacatgaagacaacatgaggacaacatgagggcaacatgaggacaacatgaggacaacatgagggcaacatgagggcaacatgagggcaacatgaggacaacatgaggacaacatgaagacaacatgaggacaacatgagggcaacatgaggacaacatgagggttataaAAGCCCAAAACTCTGTTTTCCATATCTACACATCAACAATTAATTGTGAGTTTTTAAACATCTTCACCCTGGAGGGAgttttcccaaaaaaatcagATTTCCCTAACCCTAAAACGCAGTTTGTGTGTGGACGAAAGGCCAaacccagaaaaaaaagctaaaatatcTTGCTAGGTTGTGGACCAGGTAAGTAAAATGTAGCTTAAAGTTTGGGACCATAGTTGGAGTCCTTGAGAAGTCTTACCCGAACACCAGGGTGCCGTCCTTCCTGATGCCGAACTGTGCGTTCTGCAGCCCTCCGCTGTCCTGCACCATCCTGCCGTCGCTCACCACGTTGCCCAGACACCGGCCCGTGGACGTGCTGAAGAAGCCGGCGTTCTGGGCGTAGAGACACCCGGCAGCCTCGGCCGTCTCCTCCACCGGGGCCCTCTGCTTCATCCCGCAGCCGCCCGGCCCGCCCGGCTCCAGCACCGACACCGTCCTCAGGGGGTCGCGCACCGTCGTTATGTGGCCTGGGAGCAAAGACACGGAGATGTGCATCAGGGACGGAAAGACAAAACTGActagagctgcagagaaatccCCCCAAACGATGCACTTGTCTGTACTGTGTCaatcaacaaaaataataatttatcaatTAACCATTTGAGTCGGTTATCGAGCCAAAATTGCTCATCATTCTCGGTTTCTAGCTTCTTAAAAGAAGGTTTTCTGCTTTTgctctccatccatctatcatccatcttcatccccttatccggtatcgggtctcgggggcagcaggttcagcaggggaccccaaacttccctttcccgagccacatcaaccagctccgactgggggatcctgaggcgttcccaggccaggttggagatataatccctccacctagtcctgggtcttccccgaggcctcctcccagctggacgtccctccacctagtcctgggtcttccccggggcctcctcccagctggacgtccctccacctagtcctgggtgttccccgaggcctcctcccagctggacgtcccttcatctagtcctgggtcttccccgaggcctcctcccagctggacgtccctccacctagtcctgggtgttccccgaggcctcctcccagctggacgtcccttcatctagtcctgggtcttccccgaggcctcctcccagctggacgtgcctggaccacctccctagggacccccccaggaggcatccatACCAGATGccagaaccacctcaactggctcctttagacgtgaaggagcagcggctctactccgaccCCCCCACGGAGGACTGGGCTTCTCATCCGATCTCTAAGGGGGACCAGTCACCTTTTCAGAGCTTTTTCTCTGTATATCTGAATGTGCTTTGGctttttggactgttggtcggacACAAAAAAGACGTCAAAAGATGTCACGCCCGACTCAATTTTGTGAAATTTTCATAGAATAAACAGATTTATTGATAATACAGATACTAGGTGGTTATCTCTTTTTGAAAACAACGAAAGTGCAAAGGTGTTTCGGACTGACAaagcaagacatttgaagacatctCCTTGGACTTTGAGAAACTGGGATGAAGTTTTTTGACTATTTTCTGACActttcaaccatgttatgagcattgccgttgcatagtctgtccaccagaggacgctctacaatgtccctgttagtgatggcgttgcatagtctgtccaccagaggacgctctacaacgtccctgttagtgatggcgttgcatagtctgtccaccagaggacgctctacaacgtccctgttagtgatggcgttgcatagtctgtccaccagaggacgctctacaacgtccctgttagtgatggcgttgcatagtctgtccaccagaggacgctctacaagtccctgttagtgatggcgttgcatagtctgtccaccagaggacgctctacaacgtccctgttagtgatggcattgcatagtctgtccacagaggacgctctacaacgtccctgttagtgatggcgttgcatagtctgtccaccagaggacgctctacatcgtccctgttagtgatggcgttgcatagtctgtccaccagaggacgctctacaacgtccctgttagtgatggtgttgcatagtctgtccaccagaggacgctctattaacattttgtcaatgtgtttttgttcaaaagactTTCAAAAGGTTTCAtgtcttaagtttgtattttttttacagtttatcagaactttaacatattttgatgttctgttgtgacaatcacagaaattatcatattattttagtgacaaCTCGTAAATAACTTCAagtaactaatgttagggaaatctgttcacGTTTCCGGATTAAAAAAAATCGTATTTTTAtataaccaaatattcatatCAGTATCTGCCTTAAAAaccctttatcggtcgggctctggTACACGTGTCTTGTAACCAATTTCAATGTCAGTTCAATGTCAGGGAGTGAATGATAAAGCGAGGGATCATTAAATCAGAGGTCCATCAAACACACCTCAGACCTCAGGGTCTTTAAGCTATCTGGAGTTATTTTAAGTAAGTTATTTTAGTAACTTGTGACTCCTCCGTCACTCACCATAAACCATCCTGGAGCTCCTCGGCACGTCGGACACGAACGCCGTGGACTCGGCCACCGGCAGCCCGCCGTCGCGGCTGGAGGGGTGGCTCTCGTAGGTGCTGTTGCCGTGGACGACGGACTGACAGTCTCTGACGTGGCGGTGGGGACGGGACGGGCCGTGGCCGTGGGCGTACGGCTGCAGGACGTCGTCGCCCATGGAGACGCTACGATGGacacaatgaaaaataaaacaggtttgttaaatgtttttaaagacatacaagaaaaaatgtgtttaggATATGCTGGTTTATTACTtgaattattttacattttaacatagggggtgtatacttatgccccctgtattttaacatagggggtgtatacttatgcccctgtattttaacataggggggtgtatacttatgcccctgtattttaacataggggggtgtatacttatgccccctgtatttaacataggggggtgtatacttatgtccctgtattttacataggggggtgtatacttatgtccctgtattttaacataggggggtgtatacttatgtccctgtattttaacatagggggtgtatacttatgtccctgtattttaacatagggggtgtatacttatgtccctgtatttaacataggggggtgtatacttatgcccctgtattttaacataggggggtgtatactatgccccctgtattttaacatgggggggtgtatactatgccctgtattttaacatagggggtgtatacttatgtccctgtattttaacataggggggtgtatacttatgcccctgtattttaacataggggggtgtatacttatgcccctgtatataacataggggggtgtatacttatgccccctgtattttaacatagggggtgtatacttatgtccctgtatttaacatagggggtgtatacttatgcccctgtattttaacatggggggggtgtatacttatgccccctgattttaacataggggggtgtatacttatgtccctgtattttaacataggggggtgtatacttatgtccctgtattttaacataggggggtgtatacttatgcccctgtatttaacatagggggtgtatacttatgccccctgtattttaacatagggggtgtatacttatgccccctgtattttaacataggggggtgtatacttatgccccctgtattttaacatagggggtgtatacttatgccccctgtattttaacataggggggtgtatacttatgcccctgtattttaacatagggggtgtatacttatgccccttattttaacataggggggtgtatacttatgcccctgtattttaacatagggggtgtatacttatgcccctgtattttaacatagggggggtgtatacttatgcccctgtattttaacataggggggtgtatacttatgcccctgtattttaatagggggtgtatacttatgcccctgtattttaacatggggggggtgTACTTattccccctgtattttaacatgggggggtgtactcatgccccctgtattttaacataggggggtgtatacttatgcccctgtatttaacatggggggtgtatacttatgcccctgtattttaacatagggggtgtatacttatgccactgtattttaacatagggggtgtatacttatgccacctgtattttaacatagggggtgtatacttatgccccctgtattttaacatagggggtgtatacttatgcccctgtattttaattcagaacatttatttatttatgaaacattattcattcacaaagtgTCTTTAAAagattggattttcctaatttttttttaattaagacattaagatcaatttccaaaagatgtatttttattcctctttttagtcaactttaacctgggggggggggggggtaaactttctcaagccccTGTACATAGACAGTCCAGTAAACCCACTACAGTACACGAGACTACACCACTGATGATGGTGGAGGAGTTTTTGTTCCTGTGATTATCATCCGACAGCGCCATCTTGGGGCCAAAGTGTCCAACTG from Etheostoma spectabile isolate EspeVRDwgs_2016 unplaced genomic scaffold, UIUC_Espe_1.0 scaffold00010132, whole genome shotgun sequence includes:
- the LOC116679286 gene encoding N-acetylglucosamine-1-phosphodiester alpha-N-acetylglucosaminidase — translated: MATASVKCPLVWLLLGLCVRLSETGNTRVSMGDDVLQPYAHGHGPSRPHRHVRDCQSVVHGNSTYESHPSSRDGGLPVAESTAFVSDVPRSSRMVYGHITTVRDPLRTVSVLEPGGPGGCGMKQRAPVEETAEAAGCLYAQNAGFFSTSTGRCLGNVVSDGRMVQDSGGLQNAQFGIRKDGTLVFGYLSQDDVLDQSNPFVQLVSGVVWLLRDGEVYINQSLEAECDETQETGTHCTLTHTGKLLPVSLQRL